The sequence GCCAAGCTGGTCGATGAGGCTGGTATCACCTTGATTTGCCCGGCACGCGTTGCCGGATTGATGAGCACTGATTTCGACATCGGCGTCAGTGTCAAAGCCGGTAACGAATCCCATGCGTTGACGGCTTCGTTACTGGTAGGCGCAGACGGTGGCAATTCTTCGGTACGCAAGTTGCTAGATATTGATCAAGACATCACCGAATATGGCCAGACCGCTCTGGTTGCCACGATAACCTGCAGTTTGCCGCATCAAAATATCGCCTTCGAACGCTTCACGTCTTCGGGCCCTTTGGCTTTATTGCCTATGAAAGGTCAAACTTGCGCTCTCGTCTGGACGCGCAAACACGAAGAAGCGGAATATCTTAAAGACTGCGGTGAGCAAGAATTTATCGAGCGCTTACACGATTGTTTCGGTTACCGACTGGGTGAATTTAGTTTGTCTGAACCGAGGCGGGCATTTCCGTTAAGCCTGATTCGTGCCGAAGCGATGGTTTCCGGGCGAGCAGTCATCATCGGCAATGCGGTTCATCAATTGCATCCTGTTGCGGGGCAGGGATTTAATCTGGGTTTGAGGGATGTGGTTCAGCTGGCTGACACGCTGCTACATCAAATTGAGATAAACGGAGATATCGGTGATCCGGACGTACTCAAGAAGTATGCGGATACCCGGCAGCAGGATTTATCAAAAGTGATCGGTTTTACCCACACGCTGGTCAGCGTTTTTTCAAATCAGTGGGCACCGTTAGCGCTGGTCAGAAATCTGGGCTTGGCTTTGCTTGATATTGCCCCTTCGGGAAAAAGCCTGTTGACCCGGCATGCGATGGGCCTGGCAAGTCAATTGCCCCGGCTGGGCAAAAACCGTTGAGCCTGACATGACCCGCAAAACGGGCTAATACCCCAGATTGCCGTTTTGTAGGATGTGGTGAAGATCGAGCCGCATCAAAAAACAATACCGCAAACAAAAACGGGCCCGGCAAACTGTAGGGCGTTTTCGCGATAGCAAAACGCCAACACTCTTTAAAGCTATGGCGGATTGCCTATCGGCGAATCCGCCTTACGGTTAGAGAGATCTGTTAGCGGCTTTTAGGCCAACGATTCGGATTTCGGGCATCATGCAATACCGCCAATACATGAACCAAATTGCTACGCACCACATAAAACAAACCGAATGGAAATCGTGGGATGAGTGCGCGGCGAACCCCTGGAATTATCTCAGCATAAAGTAATGGAGCTTGCTCCAGCCGTTTTAGCTGCAGTTCTATTGCGACAATAAATTCTTCGCCAAGTCCTGAGCTCTTTGACTCATACCATTCTTGGGCTTCGCCCGTTTCACGTAAGGCTCGTGCAGAAAACTTCAGGTGGTACGCCATGAGCCATCTTTTAGGCGTGATTTTACTTGATCCCACGAATAACCAGCCTCTGGGTTCTTCTCAAACTCAATCATGCGCAGTTCCAGTTCGGCTTTAAGCTCCGGTGATACTTCCAAAGCTTCAGGTACTGCGGCAACGCTGTCCCAAATAAGCTCAACGAGCCGAATGCGCTCCTGCACCGGAAGCTCAAGAATATCGGTAATAGAGATATTGTTCATGATAGATACTGTATTCTTTCGTTAAAAATCAAAAGCGAAGTTTACAAGCGACCCGACAACATAGGGTGTTTTCTCGATTGCAAAACGCCAACACTGTTTAAAGCAATGGCGGATTGCCTATCGGCGAATCCGCCTTACGGGTTTGTTAAACGGCTTTCGGTACACGGTCTGACTGACCCACTGATTTATTGAGCTCGCTGAGCTTAGTAAGTGAAATTTGAAATTGACCATTACTTGGTGGTCGTTTATCTTTAAATTGCTCCCATACCAGTGCTCCTGGGCCGTTGTAGACCTCCTCGAATGTTCCGTCAGGTAGTATCTTGATTATGATCGTATGCTGCGGCTGACTTCGGAACGCAACGGTTTTCGATTGCGTAGCCTTGATTTCTACTTGCAAGCCACTTTCTGAAACCGCGTCATGTCCTTTGTTTGATGCTGTTTTAAGTTTAAGATCGTATGCGTCGGCGACCAAACATTCACCCAAACTTCCAACCATGTGTCCATCAGGAGTGAAATGCCTTCCGGGGAACATCCCTTCTAGTTCTTTGACCGTGGCGTATAACTGCTTAACTAGGGCCTGAAATTTATCGTGATCGATCATATATCGTTTAAAAAGTAATTATCTAAGTTATTGCTAAAGTACGTTTCTTTTCGTCTTACTGTCAACAACAAGCTCCAACACCCGATTTTCTCAACCATTTAATTGACCTTTTACGCTCCTTAAACAGATCGGTATATCTTCAGAGAGAAAGGATGAGCAAAAAACCTCATCGTTCGCGTTATTCTCCAAGCAGATAACTTCGGAGGTTTCACCGTGAGCCATATCTTTTGCGGGCGCCTCCTTGCCCGATAATTTCAATCATTTCGACTATTTTGAAACGTTTTAACGGCGCTTTTCAGGTTGAAGTCTTTTTGATTGAGCATTTAAATTTTCCGTCTTGTTGGGCTTCTGGTATATTCCGCAGTGTTTGTAAGATTTATCAACCGGTTTCATAAAGGCAGCTTGGGCTCCCGGAAACGGTGTTGCTCTTACAGTAATTTAACGATAACTCTAATCAGGGGCGAACGATGGCGACCGGAATCTATTTGCTGACAACCGTTTTTGTCGGTTATGTAATTTATGAAGTTCTTGGCGATCAGATCAAAGAGCTTCTGAATAAATTTAAAAAATAATAATAATTAAATTCACGGGGGAACTATGACCGAGGTCTTATTTATACTCACTACTATTTATGTAGCGTACGTTGTTTATTTGGTTGTTGGCGAAAAAATGTCTGATAGTAAATCGGGTGCTGCTGAATCAATCAAATCCAAAGTATCTCAATTGTTTACAGAAAAAAGCGCAGTTCCATCTTCTGTAGCAGCTGATATTCAGCCTGCGGCACAAGTCAGCGAACCCAAGGAGCCCGAAGCGGCAAAAACTGAAAGCGTTGCCGTTGCAGCCAAAGCAGTTCCAACAGCAGAGCAGGTCGCTCCCACTCCAGAACCTGCACCTGCACCTAAAATCGAAGCCAAACCAAAAGCCGAAACCAGAAAACCGGCTACTGCGGCTAAAAAACCAGCGGCAGCAAAAGCCCCGTCTGAAGTGCGAAATCCTGAAACAGGCGAGGTTAATGCGCTGCCAAACAACTACCGTTTTGCAAAACGCTGGATGAAAGATGCTTTGGTTAAAGAGGGTCTTTTACCAAAAGTGTATAAGAATGATGAGTTGGATGAAAAAGCCAATAAAAAAATAAAAACCGCCTTCACTAAGTTCGCCAAACTGGAACAATACCGGGTTTGATTTTAAAAACCGGCCGCTGTTTTATGAGGATTCATGGGTGTTTTGGGTGCTTCCCAATAAGGTGAATCCTTATAGCCACAAGCCCGTTTGATCAGGATTATTCCATCCCCAGTTTTTTGAGGCGGTAGCGGAACGAACGAAAGGATAAACCCAATTGTTTGGCGGCTGCAGTCTTGTTCCAGCGGTTGGAGGTCAGGGCCATGGTAATGGCTTTGCGTTCGATATTTTCCAGATAGTTTTCAAGTGATGTTTCCGCCGGATCGAATTCGGGATAATCCGGTAACACATGTGCTTCTATAGGCAGGTTAAGATCGTCCTCGTCAATCAGTTTGCCGTCGCTTAAAGCAATGGCGCGTTCAATAATATTCTCCAGTTCACGCACATTGCCCGGAAAGGAATAATGCGTTAAGGCTGTGATGGCGGCATCCGAAATTTGGGGTTTCAAATCGCTGTTTTTGGTCAACGCCGTCAAGATAAAGCGCGTCAATTGCTCGATGTCTCCGCTACGCATTCTCAGCGGCGGAACATTAAGATCAATGACATTGATGCGGTAATACAGATCTTGCCGAAAAAGGCCTTCCTGAACCATGACAGCGAGATCGCGGTGGGTGGCGCTCAATAAGCGGATGTCGACGGCAATTTCCTGCTGTTCGCCAACCGGACGCACTTTCTTTTCCTGTATGGCGCGTAACAGTTTGACCTGTAATGCAGGCGGCAAATCAGCAACCTCATCTAAAAACAGCGTCCCGCCTTCGGCCGCCTGAAACAAGCCTATTTTGTCGGCAACTGCGCCGCTGAAACTGCCTTTTTTGTGGCCGAAGAATTCACTTTCCATCAGTTCGGGGGGAATTGCGCCGCAATTGACAGCAATGAAAGGCTTATCGCTGCGCGGGCTCTGTTTATGAATGAGCCTGGCAACCAGTTCTTTGCCGGAGCCTGATTCGCCGCTGATATAGACCGGCGCCTGACTGCGGGCCAGTTTGTCGATTTTGGTTCTTACTGCCCGCATGACAGCGGATTCGCCAATCAGGATTTCTCGGGTTCGTCTGTCTTTGGTGTTGGTTTCAGGGCTTAGCCGCAAAGCTTTGGTGACGATTTGCCTGAGTACAGATAAGTCCACCGGTTTGCTGATAAAGTCGAATGCGCCGGCTTTCATCGCTTTTATCGCTGTATCCATGCTGCCGTAAGCGGTTATCACCGCAATAGGTATGGGTTTTTCCGAGTTTTGCAAATATTCAACCAGTGCCAGACCGTTTCCATCAGGAAGCTTCATATCGGTCAAGCACAGGTCCAGCGTATTTTCTTTCAATGATTGTATGGCTGAGCTGATATTGTCACTGCATATCGTGTCGATGCCCATACGGTTAAGGGTGATGCTGAGCAGTTCGCGAATGTCCGGTTCATCATCAACAACAAGGGCAAGTGGTTTTTTCATATCTCGATTTGCGTGTGTTCTGCATTGAGAAGACTCAGGCGAAAGCAGGATTTTCCGCTTTCCGTTTGCCGGTAACTTAAATTGGCCTGATTGAGTTCGGCCAGTTCTCGCGATATATAGAGGCCAAGGCCCGTTCCGTCAGACGAGGTCGTGAAGAAAGGTTCAAACAAATGCATCTTGTCCCCTGGCGAAATACCGGCTCCCTGATCGATCACTTCTATTTGCCACATGTCATGATGAATGCCTATTTTTAATGTTATCTTGCCCAATTCAGGGCGTCCATATTTTAGGGCATTGAGACACAGATTATCCAAAATTTGTTTTAAATGTCCCGGATCAATCAATGCATTGGCTGGTTTTGTTTCAATGGCAATATGAAAAGCATCACCCTGGATGCCCTGTTCCAAAACAAAGTTTGCAAGGTAATCGTTAAGCCATTTGGACAGCTCGATTTTTTTGCGCAGCGAGGCGTTTCTTTTCGATAACTGAAGTATATCTTCTATGATCCGGTTTACCCGTTGGCTGTGCTGTTGGATGATTTCGGTCAAACGTTTGTCAACGGGAGGTAAATCGGGATTTTCCGACAGCAACTGGCCGGCATGGCTGATAGCGCCGAGAGGGTTACGGATTTCGTGTGCGATACTGGCGGTCAGTTGACCCAGCGAAGCCAGTTTGCTCTGTTGTAGCCGCTGGTTATATAAAGCGATGTCTTCCAGTATGATCATGTGAAAGGTTTCATGCTGGGTTGGCAACAGCATCAAACGGATCTGAATTTCGGTCTGGTTATCCATCATAATCAGGGCAAAGTCTTGTTCAGGATCGTCCAGCCAGTGTTCGTAAGCCTGTTTAAGTGATTCAGACAGATCATCCAGATGGTGAGGCATTTGCGTATGATGCGTGAGCTTTAAGGCGGCGCCGTTGCTCATCTGAATTTGCCGGTTGGTATCCATGATGATGATGCCGGACTGTAAATGCTGGATGATGTATCGATTGAGTTCTTCAAGGGTATGAATCGTCAGTTGTTGCTGATGGGCAAGCTGAACCGTTTTTTCGGTTCTTTGAGCCAGGATATAGGACAGTAAGGCGATGGTAAAAAATGAAGCGCCCAACATCCCTGCATAGGTATAGGAACTGGTTTCGGTAAAATGGGTTTGAACGGAATAAACCTGTTCTGCCAGCACGGCAAGACTGGCTATGGCGGCAAACAACATGGCGCAACGTCCGCCGATCAACAGTCCTCCGGATGCAATCGAGACAGCCAGCAGAACGCCCACGCCGCTGCTGATACCTCCGCAGGCATGCATGATCAGGGTTAACAGCACTATGTCAGTGAAAATTAAGATTTGCGCCTGAGCTGAGTATGCCGTCAGCCGCCTGAAAACGCAGATACCTGAGCCAACGGTGATAAACAGATAACAGAGACTGCTGTAGACAAACAATAATTGATCATGGGAGCCGAGTATGGAAGGTCCGACCCGGCTGTAAAACAGCATAATGAATACGCCGCCCAGAACAAAGCGATACACGAGATAAACTTTTAACAGTAGCCAGGCTTGCTGACTGGGTATGCCGTAGTTTTTTGAAAAAGGGCAGGGATAAATATTTTCTTGCGTATTTTCAGACATAAACTTTATAAAACATGGCGTTTTGCCGCGACTTGGTTAAAATAACGTTCATATTTTTCGAAAAGAAGCCAGAAGTAGGAGTAACAAATGATAAGCATGACAATTCTGTACTGATCATCAATAGTCAGAACATGCATCCTCCAACGTCCCTTAATATGAAGCGGCCTTGTTTGATCTTAGCGCTCAAATAGTGAAATCTGTACTGGGTAAATTGAGGTTATTGATTAATCGTATCAATAACCTATTGTTATTGCCTGCTTCTGCATCTTTAAAAAAGCCAGCCGCTGCTGACGCACAATTGTTTAATCATAGCACCGTTGTTTTAGAATGAGAGACTTCGGGCTATCCAAAGTTTTACCCAACCAGGAAATAAACTATGAATATTCATGAATATCAAGCCAAACAATTGTTCAAGCTTTACGGTATTGCCGTTCCTGATGGATTGCCGGCCGAATCACCTGTGCATGCCGAGCAAGTCGCACGGGAACTGGGCGGGAGTGCCTGGGCTGTCAAGGCGCAGGTTCATGCCGGAGGAAGGGGCAAAGCGGGTGGTGTCACGATAGCCAAAAGCTATGACGATATAGTCGAGTTCAGCCGTAAAATTCTGGGCACTCAGTTGGTGACTAAACAGACCGGACCCGAGGGTCTTCCGGTTGAAATGGTATTCGTTGAAAAAACCAGTCAAATTGACAAAGAATTTTACCTCAGTTGTCTGGTCGACAGAGGCAGCGAGCGGGTTATTTTTATTGCATCTTCTGCCGGAGGCATGGATATAGAAGAGGTGGCGGAAACGTCGCCGGATCAAATCGTGACCTTTGAGGTCAGTCCGGCCGCAGGGCTTCAGCCTTACCAATGCCGCAATGTAGCTTTTGCGTTCGGGTTTAAAGGGGATCAGCTCAAGAAACTCGAAAAAATCATGTCCGGCATGTACGCGCTGTTACTGGAAAAAGACGCAAATCAAATTGAAATCAATCCTCTGGTGACAACCGATACCGGCGACCTGCTGGCATTGGATGCCAAAATCAATTTTGATGACAATGCCCTGGCGGCTCATGCCGATATCACGGCGATGCGCGACGCAGGACAGGAAGATGAGAAAGAACATAAGGCTCAACAACATGGGCTCAATTACATCACCCTGGATGGGACTATCGGCTGTATGGTAAACGGTGCAGGACTGGCCATGGCCACCATGGATCTGGTCAAATTGAAAGGCGGGAAACCGGCCAACTTTCTGGATGTGGGCGGTGGCGCCAGCACTGAGCGGGTAGCCGAAGCGTTCAAACTTATTTTATCGGACAAAAATGTTAAAGCGGTTTTAGTGAACATTTTTGGCGGCATCGTCAAATGCGACATTATCGCTGAAGGTATTTTGGCGGCGGTTAAAGAAGTGGGAGTTAACGTGCCGGTTGTCGTCAGGCTGGAAGGCACCAACGCTCCGGCAGGAAGAAAAATACTCAGTGAATCAGGACTTAATCTAATCGCAGCCGAAGATCTTGCCGTTGCTGCAGAACAAATTGTCGCTTTGGCGGAGGGTGTATGAGCATATTAATCAATAAAGCAACAAAAGTTATCTGCCAGGGATTTACCGGTAAGCAAGGAACTTTTCACTCACAGCAGACGCTGGATTATGGGACTCAACTGGTCGGTGGTGTAACGCCGGGCCGTGGCGGGGACACTCACCTGGGCTTGCCGGTTTTCGACTCCGTTGAGCAAGCGGTGCAAACCACCGGTGCGGAAGCTAGCGTAATTTATGTGCCGCCTTTTTATGCGGCTGACGCGATTCTTGAAGCCTTTGATGCCGGTATCAAAGTCATTGTCTGTATCACCGAAGGCATACCGATGCTGCATATGTTACGCGTCAAAGCGGCTATGGCAGGAGCCGACACGGTTTTGATCGGGCCTAATTGTCCAGGTGTCATCACACCCGGCGAATGCAAAATCGGTATTATGCCGGGATTCATTCATCAGCCTGGTAAGGTCGGTATTGTTTCGCGTTCCGGAACATTGACTTACGAAGCGGTACATCAAACTACGCGTGAAGGTTTGGGGCAAAGTACCTGTGTCGGCATAGGCGGCGATCCCATTCATGGTATGAATTTCATTGACGTGATCAGCCGTTTTCAGGCCGATGATGCAACACAGGGTATTGTCATGGTTGGTGAAATCGGCGGTAGCGAAGAAGAAGATGCGGCCGAGTATATTAAAGCCCATGTCACCAAACCTGTTGTCGGCTATATTGCCGGCCAAACCGCGCCTCCCGGCAAACGCATGGGTCATGCAGGCGCTATCGTGACCGGCGGCAAAGGCACTGCCGGCGGTAAAATTGCTGCGATGAAAGCAGCCGGTGTCGACGTGGTCAGTTCGCCAACCGATATTGGTGTGGCAATGAAAAAAGCGTTGGGTTAAAAACGGTATCTTAGTAGTCCGAAAGCAATGAAGCGGAATCCGGGATCGGTTTTATTCCCCGGTTCTGCTTCAGGCAGACTACTTGTGTTGCAGGTTAATATAAAAACAGCCTGCAGGTTTCCAAGGCGTCAGTCGCGATCAAGGGATCGCTCTCACGAGAGCTTCTGTTTCCAGGGTTAAAAACAATTTTTTATGAGCGCTACGACGACTCTCAAACTAGCTATTGCGCAAACCAATTTTCTGGTTGGTGACATCAAGGCCAATACCGCTAAAATCATCCATCAGGCCTTGTATAGCCTCGATCGGCTTGATGCCGATGTCGTGATCTTTCCCGAGTTGTCGGTCACCGGCTATCCGCCCGAGGATTTGCTGCTGCGGCCGGATTTTATTGTCATGGCTCAACAGGCGTTAGAAAGGATTGCCGAACAGGTTAGCGGAATCGATGTGGTGGTGGGTTATCCCGAGCAAGTCGACGGCAAGCTCTACAATACTGCTGTGGTGTGCCGGTCGGGTGAAATAATCGCGCGTTACCGGAAAACCGCACTGCCCAATTACGGGGTATTCGACGAGCAGCGTTATTTTTCGGCCGGATCGGATACGGCATTGTTTACTGTAAAAGGCAGAGCATTGGCGTTGACGATTTGTGAAGATGTCTGGCAGCCTGGGTTGATTGCCAAAAACCGGCAGGCCGGTGCCGATATTATTCTGACTTTGAACGCTTCGCCGTTTCATGCCGGAAAAATTCATCAGCGGGAGCAGATTGTTTGCGATCAAATCAAAGCGGCCGGAATCCCTCTGGTTTATGTCAATCTGGTGGGCGGGCAGGATGAATTGATTTTTGACGGTGCTTCGTTCGTGGTTGATAGCGACGGTTCCGTCGTATTTCGCGCAGAAGAATTTCAGGAACAGCTCAGTGTGGTCGAATTTTCCGGCAATAAACCGCTGAGATCGGTTTGTGCACCGATTTATCAGCCGGTATCGAGTGAATATCAGGCCTTGGTGTTGGGTATTCGCGATTATGTCGCCAAAAATGGTTTTAAAGGCGCGCTGCTGGGATTGTCTGGTGGTATTGATTCGGCATTGGTGCTTGCTTTAGCCGTGGATGCGCTGGGCGCCGGTCAGGTCGAAGCGGTGTTGATGCCTTCGCGGTACACGCACATGATGAGTATTGAGGATGCCGAGCTGGAAGCGCAGGCCTTGGGGGTCAATTATCACGTTATTCCTATAGAACCTGCGGTCACCGCCTTTGCCCAAATGCTGGAACATGCCTTCGCCGGTAGCCCCAAAGATACAACCGAAGAAAATATCCAGGCCCGCTGCCGCGGAGTGGTGTTGATGGCGTTGTCGAACAAGCAAGGCAAATTATTGCTCACAACCGGAAATAAAAGCGAAATGAGCGTCGGGTATGCGACGCTTTACGGCGATATGGCCGGTGGTTTTGCGCCTATCAAGGATGTGCCCAAACTATTGGTCTACCAATTGGCTCGCTACCGTAACAGCGTCAGTCCGGTTATACCCGAGCGCGTGTTGATCCGGCCGCCTTCTGCCGAACTGGCACCCGATCAGGTAGATCAGGATTCCCTGCCGCCTTATGATCAACTGGATGCTATTTTGGAGCGTTATGTGGAGCGGGATCAGTCGGCCGAGGAGATCATGGCGGCAGGTTTTGCCAGGGACGATGTCTACCGGGCTATCAGCCTGGTAGACAGAAACGAATACAAACGCCGTCAATCGCCGCCCGGCATCAGGATCACTCCCAGGGCATTCGGACGGGATAGGCGTTACCCTATTACGTCGGGATACAAAGGCGTGAGCTAAAGGTTCATCAACCGGCTGATTTCCTGCCACAATGCCTGATAAGCCTGAACCGAGCGGGTGCTGTTTTTACTGAATGCAGCCAAAGGCATGCGCTCGCTGCCCATACGTTCTATATCGCTGGCATAAGGAATATAGGCGTCCAGCATTTCCGGGTGTTGAACGGGCAGGGTGAGCATGATATCCAGATGCATTTTTTTGCGTTTGTCCACCATCGAAAAAAACGGCATCAGCTTGAGTTTTTTCAGCTTTTTATCGTGCAAAAAAACTTTCAGCTGTTCCAGTGTGCGCTGCGACAAAGTGGTGGGGATCACCGGTGACAATAACACGTCTGCCGCCTCGAATATCGCTTCGGACAGCAGCGAGATGGTCGGTGGGCAGTCGAGAAAGATCAGGTCGTAGTCGTGCTTCAAAGGGGCCAGTAATTTCTGTAACCGTTCGGTGGGCTTCTTTTTACCGTCCAGGATCAGGTCCAGATTACGGAACGAAAAGTCGGCCGGTAGCAAATCCAGTCCTTCAAAATCAGTACCTTTGATCAAGTCATCCAGATCGAGTTGACCGGCTACCAGGTTTTTGCTGCCGCCTTTGATTTTTGGTTTGATTCTAAAGTAATAACTGCTGGCCCCCTGAGGATCAAGATCCCAAACCAGGGTTCGAAAGCCTTGTTTGCTGGCCAGAAATGCCAGATTGACGGCCGTGGAAGTTTTACCGACGCCCCCTTTAATGTTGAATGCCGCAATGGTTTTCATCGATCAAGCCGCTCCGCATTTAAAAAGGGTTTCGAAAATAGTGCGGTTATCCGCTTGATTAAATTCATTAAACCGCCCGTCAAACGCTGAACGCGTTTCAACTTTCTGTTTTTCCAAGGCCTCAATCAGCGCACCCATGGCTAAAAGGGTTTGAGGTGAATCAGTTTGACTGTACATTTCTTTGCCCAATTCTTTGAGCGTTTGTTGTTGTATTTCTAAATCCTGATAGGTACCCAAAATTTCCTGAAATTCTTTAAGTGAGCGAATCAGTATTTTTAGGGTTGTTTCAGGATAAAGGCTTTGGAAAAATTCCATCAGGTACCTCAATTTTTTGCAGGTTTTTCTTAATTCATGCAATTCTGAGGGTCTGGCGTCTTCTTTAATGGCACAGGCTTG comes from Methylicorpusculum oleiharenae and encodes:
- the ubiH gene encoding 2-octaprenyl-6-methoxyphenyl hydroxylase, whose translation is MRSDYDVLIAGGGLAGNCLALALKDSGLSIAIIEAQTRKQLHESPAGDRALALASGTVELLGDLGIWQGISEMATPIVNIHVSDQGHFGKTRLAAQKENVAALGYVIQARDIETHVAKLVDEAGITLICPARVAGLMSTDFDIGVSVKAGNESHALTASLLVGADGGNSSVRKLLDIDQDITEYGQTALVATITCSLPHQNIAFERFTSSGPLALLPMKGQTCALVWTRKHEEAEYLKDCGEQEFIERLHDCFGYRLGEFSLSEPRRAFPLSLIRAEAMVSGRAVIIGNAVHQLHPVAGQGFNLGLRDVVQLADTLLHQIEINGDIGDPDVLKKYADTRQQDLSKVIGFTHTLVSVFSNQWAPLALVRNLGLALLDIAPSGKSLLTRHAMGLASQLPRLGKNR
- a CDS encoding type II toxin-antitoxin system RelE/ParE family toxin, which codes for MAYHLKFSARALRETGEAQEWYESKSSGLGEEFIVAIELQLKRLEQAPLLYAEIIPGVRRALIPRFPFGLFYVVRSNLVHVLAVLHDARNPNRWPKSR
- a CDS encoding addiction module protein, producing MNNISITDILELPVQERIRLVELIWDSVAAVPEALEVSPELKAELELRMIEFEKNPEAGYSWDQVKSRLKDGSWRTT
- a CDS encoding DUF6998 domain-containing protein → MIDHDKFQALVKQLYATVKELEGMFPGRHFTPDGHMVGSLGECLVADAYDLKLKTASNKGHDAVSESGLQVEIKATQSKTVAFRSQPQHTIIIKILPDGTFEEVYNGPGALVWEQFKDKRPPSNGQFQISLTKLSELNKSVGQSDRVPKAV
- a CDS encoding sigma-54-dependent transcriptional regulator, translated to MKKPLALVVDDEPDIRELLSITLNRMGIDTICSDNISSAIQSLKENTLDLCLTDMKLPDGNGLALVEYLQNSEKPIPIAVITAYGSMDTAIKAMKAGAFDFISKPVDLSVLRQIVTKALRLSPETNTKDRRTREILIGESAVMRAVRTKIDKLARSQAPVYISGESGSGKELVARLIHKQSPRSDKPFIAVNCGAIPPELMESEFFGHKKGSFSGAVADKIGLFQAAEGGTLFLDEVADLPPALQVKLLRAIQEKKVRPVGEQQEIAVDIRLLSATHRDLAVMVQEGLFRQDLYYRINVIDLNVPPLRMRSGDIEQLTRFILTALTKNSDLKPQISDAAITALTHYSFPGNVRELENIIERAIALSDGKLIDEDDLNLPIEAHVLPDYPEFDPAETSLENYLENIERKAITMALTSNRWNKTAAAKQLGLSFRSFRYRLKKLGME
- a CDS encoding sensor histidine kinase — translated: MSENTQENIYPCPFSKNYGIPSQQAWLLLKVYLVYRFVLGGVFIMLFYSRVGPSILGSHDQLLFVYSSLCYLFITVGSGICVFRRLTAYSAQAQILIFTDIVLLTLIMHACGGISSGVGVLLAVSIASGGLLIGGRCAMLFAAIASLAVLAEQVYSVQTHFTETSSYTYAGMLGASFFTIALLSYILAQRTEKTVQLAHQQQLTIHTLEELNRYIIQHLQSGIIIMDTNRQIQMSNGAALKLTHHTQMPHHLDDLSESLKQAYEHWLDDPEQDFALIMMDNQTEIQIRLMLLPTQHETFHMIILEDIALYNQRLQQSKLASLGQLTASIAHEIRNPLGAISHAGQLLSENPDLPPVDKRLTEIIQQHSQRVNRIIEDILQLSKRNASLRKKIELSKWLNDYLANFVLEQGIQGDAFHIAIETKPANALIDPGHLKQILDNLCLNALKYGRPELGKITLKIGIHHDMWQIEVIDQGAGISPGDKMHLFEPFFTTSSDGTGLGLYISRELAELNQANLSYRQTESGKSCFRLSLLNAEHTQIEI
- the sucC gene encoding ADP-forming succinate--CoA ligase subunit beta, coding for MNIHEYQAKQLFKLYGIAVPDGLPAESPVHAEQVARELGGSAWAVKAQVHAGGRGKAGGVTIAKSYDDIVEFSRKILGTQLVTKQTGPEGLPVEMVFVEKTSQIDKEFYLSCLVDRGSERVIFIASSAGGMDIEEVAETSPDQIVTFEVSPAAGLQPYQCRNVAFAFGFKGDQLKKLEKIMSGMYALLLEKDANQIEINPLVTTDTGDLLALDAKINFDDNALAAHADITAMRDAGQEDEKEHKAQQHGLNYITLDGTIGCMVNGAGLAMATMDLVKLKGGKPANFLDVGGGASTERVAEAFKLILSDKNVKAVLVNIFGGIVKCDIIAEGILAAVKEVGVNVPVVVRLEGTNAPAGRKILSESGLNLIAAEDLAVAAEQIVALAEGV
- the sucD gene encoding succinate--CoA ligase subunit alpha yields the protein MSILINKATKVICQGFTGKQGTFHSQQTLDYGTQLVGGVTPGRGGDTHLGLPVFDSVEQAVQTTGAEASVIYVPPFYAADAILEAFDAGIKVIVCITEGIPMLHMLRVKAAMAGADTVLIGPNCPGVITPGECKIGIMPGFIHQPGKVGIVSRSGTLTYEAVHQTTREGLGQSTCVGIGGDPIHGMNFIDVISRFQADDATQGIVMVGEIGGSEEEDAAEYIKAHVTKPVVGYIAGQTAPPGKRMGHAGAIVTGGKGTAGGKIAAMKAAGVDVVSSPTDIGVAMKKALG
- a CDS encoding NAD+ synthase → MSATTTLKLAIAQTNFLVGDIKANTAKIIHQALYSLDRLDADVVIFPELSVTGYPPEDLLLRPDFIVMAQQALERIAEQVSGIDVVVGYPEQVDGKLYNTAVVCRSGEIIARYRKTALPNYGVFDEQRYFSAGSDTALFTVKGRALALTICEDVWQPGLIAKNRQAGADIILTLNASPFHAGKIHQREQIVCDQIKAAGIPLVYVNLVGGQDELIFDGASFVVDSDGSVVFRAEEFQEQLSVVEFSGNKPLRSVCAPIYQPVSSEYQALVLGIRDYVAKNGFKGALLGLSGGIDSALVLALAVDALGAGQVEAVLMPSRYTHMMSIEDAELEAQALGVNYHVIPIEPAVTAFAQMLEHAFAGSPKDTTEENIQARCRGVVLMALSNKQGKLLLTTGNKSEMSVGYATLYGDMAGGFAPIKDVPKLLVYQLARYRNSVSPVIPERVLIRPPSAELAPDQVDQDSLPPYDQLDAILERYVERDQSAEEIMAAGFARDDVYRAISLVDRNEYKRRQSPPGIRITPRAFGRDRRYPITSGYKGVS
- a CDS encoding ParA family protein; protein product: MKTIAAFNIKGGVGKTSTAVNLAFLASKQGFRTLVWDLDPQGASSYYFRIKPKIKGGSKNLVAGQLDLDDLIKGTDFEGLDLLPADFSFRNLDLILDGKKKPTERLQKLLAPLKHDYDLIFLDCPPTISLLSEAIFEAADVLLSPVIPTTLSQRTLEQLKVFLHDKKLKKLKLMPFFSMVDKRKKMHLDIMLTLPVQHPEMLDAYIPYASDIERMGSERMPLAAFSKNSTRSVQAYQALWQEISRLMNL